The stretch of DNA TCGCGCTCGGCGGCATCGTCGGCGGCGCGCTCGGCAACCTCGCGTGCCGGCTGCGTTCCGGCGAGGTGGTCGACTTCTTCCATCTCCACGTCGGCGAGTGGAGCTGGCCGATGTTCAACGTCGCCGACATCGGCATCACGCTCGGCGTCGCCGTCGTGCTGCTCGAGTCGTTCCGTGCGCCCGCCACCGGCGAGGCGCCCGCCGCGTCGCCTACGACGCGGCGCTGACCGGCTCGCGCTTCCCTTCGGCGAGGCGCACGAGCACGCGCTCTGCGAGCTCGTGGAACGCGCGCGCCAGCGGGCTCGCCGGCTCGGCTGCGACCAGCGGTACGCCCGCGTCGCCGGCCTCGCGCACGGAGCGTGCGAGCGGGATCTCGCCGAGGAACGGCACGCCCAGCTCCCGCGCCATGGTGGCGCCGCCGCCGTGGCCGAAGATGTCGGCGCGCGCGCCGCAGCCGGGGCAGAGGTGGAAGCTCATGTTCTCGACGACGCCGAGGACGGGCGTCCCGCACTGGCGGAACATCTGGATGCCGCGCCGCACGTCGGCGAGCGCGACGTCCTGCGGCGTGGTGACGACGACCCCGCCCTGCATCGGCAGCTGCTGCGTCAGAGTGAGCTGGATGTCGCCCGTGCCCGGCGGCAGGTCGAGCACGAGGACGTCGAGCTCGCCCCACTCGCAGTTGCGCAGGAACTCCGTGACGAGCTTCGTCAGCATCGGCCCGCGCCAGACGACCGGCGTGACCTCGTCGAGGAAGAAGCCCATCGACATGACGCGGATGCCGTGGCGCTCGATGGGCACGAGCCGCCGGCCGTCGCCTCCCCGGGCCTTCTCCTCGATGCCGAGGAGGAGCGGGACGCTCGGGCCGTAGACGTCGGCGTCCATGAGACCGACGCGGTGGCCCATGGCCGAGAGGGCGAGGGCCAGGTTCGTGGCCACGGTCGACTTGCCGACGCCGCCCTTGCCGCTCGCCACGGCGACCACGGTCGCGACGCCGGGCACCGGCTGGGGACCGCGGCGCCCCGGCGGCACCGGGGCGACCTCGCGAACGATGCGCACGGGCCCGGCGACGCCGGCCAGTGTCGCTTCCACGGCGGCGACGATCTGCCGCACGACGTCCTCGTTGGCCGTGCTCGGGGCGAGGTGCACGGTCACCCCGTCGGACGAGACCTCGATGTCGCGCACCAGGCCGAAGGACACGATGTCGCGAGAGAACCCGGGGTAGGCCACGGCGCGGAGCCGATCGAGGATCTGCTGCGGGGTCGCGGGCACGTCCCGCGCTTAGCAACGCCCCCCCTCTGCCGCAAGGTCGGGCGTCAGCCTTTGGTCATGCGCTACTGGGATGACGCTCCGCATGGCAGGGTCCAGACGGAAGTCCAGGTTTTTCGCGGATGTTGGCGGTGGCACCTGGGTTGCTTGGGGCCTTGGTCGAATCCCATGCACGTACACATGCCTACCGCCGTGAGCGGTCCGCCCCCCAATGCCGGTCGTCTCATCCGGGCCTGGCGCCAGCGCGCCGGTCTCACCCAGGAAGGTCTCGCGCAGTCGCTCAGCGTGACCTTCTCGACGGTGAGCCGATGGGAGAACGGCCACGTGCTGCCCAGCAAGCTCGCGTGGCGTGCCCTCCAACAGCTCGCCGCGGAACGTCAGACGCCGCTCGTCGAGAACGACGAGACCGACTGAGTCCGGCGTGCAGGGGTTCACGCGACCGGCAGCCCGGTCTGCCGGTCGTCCCGTGGACGCCGGCACGAGTCGCGAGCGCAGGCTCGCCCGGCTGATCGGTGAGCTGCTCGAGGAGGATCGCCTCGAGCCGGCGCTCGACGCGTGGATCGACGCGGCAACCGCACTGCTCGACGCGACCGTCGTCGGGCTGTGGACCTGCGCCCGCGACCGGTTGATCGCCCGGCGGGCGTGTCCCGGGCCGTTGCCGTCGGATATGCCCTTCGAGGCGCCGGAGGACGCCGCGCGCGCGGTGCGCGAGCGCCGTGTGGTGGTGACCTATGACGGTGGGCTGCCGATGCTCGCTGCACCGGTCCTCGGCCGCGGCGGGCGCGTGCTCGGCGCCGTCGCAGGCCGCGCCGTGGCGCCCCCGGGGGATCACGATCGCTGGGCCGGCCTCGTCGAGACGCTCGCCGCGCTCGTCGCGACCACGCTCGAGAAGGCCGAGCTGGTAGCGCGCGTCGAGCGCCAGCAGGCCGACCTGCGCGCGGCGCACCAGCTGAAGACGAACTTCGTCGCGACCGTGTCGCACGAGCTGCGCACGCCGCTGAACGTCATCCTCGGCTACACCGACCTGCTCGCGGACGAAGCCTTCGGGGCGGTGCCGCCCGCGCAGCTCGACGTCGTTCACCGCGTGCAGACGAGCGCCCGCGAGCTGTTCGAGCTGGTGACTGCGACGCTCGACCTCGGCCGCCTCGAGGCCGGCGACTCGCCGCTCGCGCTCGAGCGCGTCGAGCTCGACGCCCTGTGTGCGGCGCTGCACCGGGAGACCGTCGCCCGCCTCGGGGATCCGGCGCTCACGCTCGACTGGGAGATCGCCGGGCTGCCCACCATCGACACCGACCGGGACAAGCTGGCGACGGCGCTGCGCAACGTCGTCGGCAACGCGCTCAAGTTCGCGCCCGGCGGGACGGTCATGGTGCGTGCGCGCGTCGAGCCGTCGACGGTGGTGTTCGCGGTCGCCGACACCGGCATCGGCATCGCGCCCGACGACGTGCCGCTCGTCTTCGAGATGTTCCGCCAGCTCGAGCCGCCCGACACGCGGCGTTTCGGCGGCGTCGGGCTCGGGCTGTACGTCGTGCGCCAGGTCCTGCGCCAGCTCGGCGGCGAGGTCCAGGTGTGGAGCACGCCCGGCGTCGGATCCTGCTTCCTGCTGCACGTGCCGCTCCAGCCGCTCGGGGCCTGAACGTGCTGTCCTCGCCGCGGGGCGTGTGGTAGCCCCGCCGCATGGCCCGGCGACGCCGACGCACGGGCGACGACGCGGAGGCGCCGTCGGCGACGCCGGCGGGGCCGACCCCGAGCCTGAACGCGCCCTTCCGCGACCTGCGCCGCCATCTGACCGCCAGGCCCGCACCGCCGCCGTCCGCGCCGAAGCCGCCGCCGGTCGGAGCCGGGGCCCGCCGACGGGGCGCCGTCGCGGGCGGGCGCACCGCCCGCCGCGTCGCCGCCCGGGGCGATGCCTCCGGCCGCGCCGCCGCCGGACGAGGCGTCGCTCTTCGCGCGGGCGATGCTCGACGTCGTGCCGCTGCCCGCGACGTCGCGCGAGCGCATCGACCGGCCGCCGCCCACCGCCGCGCCCGCGACGCCGATCAGCGAGGAGGCCGAGGCGCTGGCCGCGCTCTCCGACCTCGTCACCGGCGCGACCCACTTCGACGTGACCGACACGCGCGAGTACGTCGAGGGCGCCGTCGTCGGGCTCGATCCGCGCCTCGTGCGCCGCCTGCGGCGCGGCGACTTCGCGTGGCAGGCGCACCTCGACCTGCACGGTCAGACCGCGGTGGAGGCGCGGGGTGCCGTCGAGCGCTTCGTCCTCCAGGCGTTCCGCGACGCGCGCCGCTGCGTGCTCATCGTCCACGGCCGCGGGCACAACTCGAAGGATCACACGCCCGTCCTGAAGGAGGGCCTGAAGACGTGGCTCGCACGCGGCGTGCTCGGCAAGGTCGTGCTCGCGTTCGCGTCGGCGCGGCCGAGCGACGGCGGCGCGGGCGCGCTCTACGTGCTGCTGCGTCGCGACCGGCGAGCGGCGCCGATGCGCATCACCGAGGGCGCGAAGCGCTGAGGGGCCGGTCATGGCCGATGCGCTCACCGGCGTCCGCCTGCTGCTCGGGCTGCTCCTGCCGGCGCTGATCCTGGAGGGCGGCGTCCTGCCGCTGTGCGCGTGGGGCGCGGCGGCGCTGACGGACTACGTCGACGGGCCCATGGCGCGCCGGCGGCCGCCGACGCGCCACGGGCCGATGCTCGACACGGCCGCCGACGTGCTCGTCGTGCTGGGCGGCCTCGCTGCGGCGGCGGCGCGCGGCCTCGTCTCCTGGATCGTGCCGCTGGCGATCGTGGTGTCGGTGACGGCGTACGTGGTCGCGTCGTGGCGTCTCAGCGCCGGCGGGCCGGCGCCGCGGCTCGCGCGCAGCCGCATCGGGCACTGGGCCGGCGTCGTGAACTACGCCTGCCTCGGGCTCGCGTGCGGCGCGCTGGCGCTGCCGTGGGGCGGCTGGCCGGCGTTGCTCGGGCTGGTTGGCGCGGTCACCGCGGCGTGGAACCTCGCCGCGGTCGCGGCCCGCGTCCTACCCCGACAGCTCGCGTGAAGCCCGCCGCAGGAAGAGCAGGCCCCAGAACGCGTTCGTCACCATGAACATCAGGTGTGCCGCGAGGCTGTAGGCGATCAGCTTCTCGCCCGGTGCGTACGCGCCGAAGAAGTAGACCCACGCGGCCTGGCTCGGTCCGAGGTGGGCGGCGGCGATCGGCAGCGCCGCGAAGAAGTAGACCAGCGGCAGGAACGTCAGCAGCGTGACGAGCGGAATGTCGATCCCGAACAGCGGCAGCGCGAGCCAGTTGATCAGCACGGCGGCGAGCAGGTTCGGCGTCTTCAGGAGGAGCAGAGCGGGGTACTGCCAGAGCTTCGCCTGGAAGAAGGCGCGGAAGATCGCCATCTCGCCGATCCTGCCGCGGCGCGGCCGCGAGAAGAACCACAGGTGCGCGGCGAGATACGCCGCCATCACCGCGTACACCTCCCAGGGCGCCTTCGGCTCGTTGCTCACCGCCGCGCCGACGAACGAGTAGAACGCCAGCTGGTAGATCTCGACCAGGGCGATGAACACGACCACGCCCGTCACCTGCCAGAACGGGATGTGGTGGCGCCGGTGCAGGTAGACGGCGATGCCGCCCTGGCCGAGCTGCGTGTTCACCAGCGACAGGATGTAGGCCGTCGCGCGCACCGGGAGGACGTCGCGGTACGGGACCCGAACGAGGAACCACGACACCGCCTGCTGGAGGACCAGCGTGTCGACCAGCAGGTAGAACGCCGAGTAGGGGACGATCAGCAGGAGGTAGAGACCCCAGCGCCCGGCGGCGAGGGTCTCGACCACCTGCCCGATCGGATAGCGGGAGAACAGGAACGCGAAGATCGCGAGCGTGACCGCCCACGGCGCGATCTTCTTGAGGGCGCTCAGGCGCTGGCCTCCTCGTGCTCGAACTGGAGGATGTCGAGCTCGGCGAAGCGCTCGCGCACCCACGGCGTGAGCAGCCCGAGCCGCTTCACGTTGGGGACGATCTTCGAGAAGAGCATCTTGCGGAACTCGATCATCGACGGCGAGTAGAGGACGAGCTCTCGGACCTCGGCCACCGGCCAGCCCATGGTGTGCCAGACCTCCTCCGCGAGTAGCCGGTCGCGCATCAGACGGCAACCCTCGAAGACGAACTCCTCGCGCTCGCGCAGCTCCCGCGCCGGCATCTCCTTGAAGAAGTCGCCCAGCGACAGGACGCCGAAGGCGACGTGCCGCGACTCGTCGCGGATCACGTAATGGAGCAGATCGGTGAGCAGCGGCTCCGACGACATCTTGTGCATGAAGCCGAACGCGGCCATCGCGAGACCCTCCACGAGGATCTGCATGCCGAGGTACTTCATGTCCCAGCGCGAGTCGGTGAGGATCTGGTCGAGCAGCGCCTTCAGATGCGGGTTGATGCGGTAGGGGCCACCCAGCTTCTCGTGCAGGTAGCGGCTGAAGACCTCGACGTGACGGGCCTCGTCGGCGACCTGCGTCGCGCCGTAGAACTTGGCCTCCATCCACGGGGTCGCGTCGACGATCTGGGCGGTGGCGAGGAGCGCGCCCTGCTCGCCGTGCATGAAGTTCGACAGCGACCAGCGCAGCTGCTCGACGCGCAGCTTCTCGATCTCCTTCGGCGTCAGCTTCTCCCAGATGTGCGTGCCGTACACGGGGATCTGGAAGTCGGGGAAGATCTCGGCCGCGGCGTCGACCGGCGTCTGCCAGGCGAGCTGATCGGTGGCGTTCCACTGATCGCGCTTGGCCTTCTCGTAGAGCGTGTGCAGCTCGCGCCGCACCATCTCGTAGTTCCAGGTGTAGGTCGTGTTGAACGTGGTGGAGAGCAGCTCGATCTGCTCCTCGCGCGCGTCGTGGTCGTCGATCGGGGCCTGCGACATGGGCGGGTCCTCCAGATGCGGGATCTTCAGCCGGGCTGCCGGAGCGTGCCGTGCAGCGAGAGATGGTTGATGGTTTCCTCGAGCCACTCGATCGGGACGGCCTCGTGCTCGCTCCACCAGGCGAGGAGCTGCGTGATCATGCCGACGAGCGCCTGCGCCGCGAGCGCGGTGTGCAGCGGCGTCAGCACGCCGGCGTCGATGCCGGCGCGCAGGTTGCTCTCGATGTCGACCGCGAACAGGGCCTGCGCGCGGCGCACCAGCTCGTGATGCGCACCGTCGGCGCCGAACACGATCTTGAAGAGCGGCCGGTGGTCGCGCGCGAAGCGGCAGGCGGCGCTGGTCGAGGCCCGGATGCGCCCGAGCGGGTCGGGCGCGGCGTCGCGGGCGGCGTCGACGGCGGCCTTGAAGCGCAGGATCACGTCCTGCACGACCGCGTCGACCAGCGCCTCCTTGGTCTCGAAGTGGAGGTAGAAGGTGCCGACGCCGACGTCGGCCTCGGCAGCGATGTCGGCGATCTTGGTCGCCCGGATGCCCTGGCGCGCCAGCACCGTCGTGGCGGCCGCGAGCAGCTCCCTCGCGGTGCGCTCCCGGCGTCGGGCGAAGCGGTTGGCGTGCGGGGCGGCAGCAAGTGAGGAGGTCTTCATGACTGAACCTAGATTCAGTTAGCAGCGCTCGCGGTCCGGATGCAACCCGGGGCGCGCGCGTCTGCCCCGTCCGGGGCGGGTGGATCAGGGACGGGCGACGTCGACCGCGTCGCCGCCCCCGGCTCCCGAGCGCAGGCAGGCCTCGGCGATGGCGACGGCGTGGGCGCCGTCGATCGGTGCGACCGGGGGCGGGGTGCCGTCGACCAGGAGGGCGGCGAAGGCGCGCAGGGCGTCGGCCACGGTCATCGCCGCCGGCGGCAGGGCGACCGGGGTGCGCTCGAGGCCGCGCACGGTCTGGAGCCAGTGCTGCTGGTGGTCGCCGACCAGCTGGCCCTCGGCGCAGGCGGCGTCGATCAGTCCCGAGCGGCCGGCCGTCGCGCGACAGCCGCTCACGGTGACGAGGGCGGGGTCGCCCTCCAGCTCGAGGAGGGCCATGAAGTTGTCCTCGGTGCGCTTGGTGACGACGCGCGCCGTCAGGCAGCGGACGCGCACGACGTCGCGTCCGGTCAGGTGGCGCACGAGATCGAAGCTGTGGACGCCGGTGTGCAGCACGATGCCGCCACCGGAGAGCTCGGGCCGGTCGAGCCACGCCAGCGGCGACGGCTCGAAGCGCTGGTTCACCGCGAGCGCGCGCAGCGGCCCGAGCCGCCCGAGTCGCTCGCGCGCGGCGGCCACGACCGTGTTCCAGCGCAGCGTGTGCGCCATGAGCGCCGGGGTCCCGGCCTCGCGCAGGCGACGCGCGATCGCGAAGGCGTCGGCGGACGTGGTCGCGAGCGGCTTCTCGATGAGGAGCGCCTTGCCCGCGCCCGCGACGGCATCGGCGATGGGCCGGTGCAGCGCCGGCGGCACGACGGCGATCACACCGGCGACGCCCGCATCGGCGACCAGCTCGCGCCAGTCGGCGTGGAAGCGGCAGCCGAGCTCTGCCGCCTGCGCGCGTCCCTGGGCGGCGTCGTGCCGCGACAGCGCCGCGAGTGCGAGCGCCGGCACGTCGGCGCGGAGATGATTCAGGTAGCGCGCGCCATGCTTGCCGGCGCCGATGAGCCCGATCGGGATGGGACGCAGACGAACCTCCGACCCCGCGTCCGCTCGCCGGCGAGCGCGGGGATCCGGCGCTTAGTCCCGCCCCCGCGACGCTGTCAAACGACGCAGAAACGGTTGCAAAGGCACACCCTCGGGGTTAGGAGAGGCGCCGGCCGGATCCGGCCCCCGACCTCTCAGGAGCTCGTCATGGCATACATCATCACGCGGCTGTGCCGCGATTGCGTGGACACCGGCTGCGTCGCCGTCTGTCCGGTCGACTGCATCTACGAGTACCAGGGGGCGGATCGCGAGCGGTTCCCGAACCAGCTCTACATCCACCCCGACGAGTGCATCGACTGCGGCGCCTGCGAGCCCGAGTGCCCGTGGCAGGCGATCTTCGAAGAGGTCGCCACGCCCGAAGCCTTCAAGGACGACGTCGCGCTCAACTACGCGATGGTCGACCAGAGCGGCGACTTCAAGGTCGCACAGCAGAAGAAGATCGAGCACCCGACGGCGGAGCAGGTCGCGGCGAACAAGGCCAAGTGGGGCTACGCGGGCTGAGGCTTCGCCTCGCCCAAAGGGCGCCGCGCCGGCGTCGCCTCGCCCGGGCGGCGTAGGACGCCGCGGCGACGGCATCGGGCGCCCTGCCGCCCCCGACCCCTCACGGCGCGATCGACGCCATCACCCCACCCGACCCCTGGTCGACGAGATCGAGCTTCACCCCCTCGGTCGGATGCGCCGCGACCGCGGTGCGCACGTCGGCGGCGAGGCGGGCGGTGAAGCGGTCGCGGACCTCCTGCGGCATGGCGTCCATCGGGAAGTTCTCGACCACGACGCGCGCGCTGCCGGGCCCCGTCCACTCGAAGCCGGTGATGCGCTCGCCCATGATCGGCGCGGTGCGGAAGCTGCGCTCGACGGCGTTCTGGAACGCGGACAGGTCGGGGTTGGGCGGCGGCGGTGGCGGCGGCGGCGGAATGGCGGGGAGTGCACCGGCCGGCGGCTCGCCCGCGGGCGGTGGGACGGCGGCCATGCTCCCGGGCGCCGGCGTGCCCGCGCCGCCCATGCCGGTGGGTGCGCGCTCGCCCGTGAGGCGCGCCGTCATCTCGTCGATCTGCTTGCGCACGTTGTCGTCGGTGGCGAGCCGACGGGCGTTGCGGAAGCTGGTCAGCGCGAGATCGGTGTGGCCGAGCTGCGCGTGAGTGACGGCGAGGTTGTAGTGCGCCTGGAGGAAATCGGGGTGGCGCTGCAGCACCTCCTCGTACTTGCGGATCGCCTTCGCGGGGTCGCCCGCGTACAGATACATGGTCGCGAGGTCGGTCTCGGCGTTCGGGTCGTCGGGCTGGAGGACGAGGATGCGCTCGTAGAGCGGGATCGCCTGTACGTGGTCCTGGCGGTCGTAGAAGATGTTCGCCTTGCCGCGCAGCGCGTCCCGATTGCTCTCGTCGCGCGCGAGCACGTGCTCGAACGCGGCCATCGCCTCCGCGTACCACTTCGGATCGATCTGCGCGGCGCGGTAGTAGACCTGACCGAGGCGGTTCCACATCGCGAGGTCGTCGGGCGCCGCCTTCGCGTTCGTGGCGAGGTCGTTCATGAAGGTCGTGACCTCGGCGGGCAGCTCGACGGGGGCCGGCGGTGTCGCGGACGCGGCAGCCTGCGGCGGGGCGCCGCGTCCAGGCGCCGCGCGCGGCGGCTCGGGCGTCAGGATCATGGCCCAGATGCCGATCCCGGCGACGGCGAGCGAGCCGAGCACCGTGAGCCCCGCGGTCGTGATCTGCCAGGGCGCCGCCGCAGGCGTACCCGTGGCCGCCGCCGCGCCCGCGACGGCCACGGGTGGCGCGTCGGTTCGCAGGTCGGTGCCGCATTCGGAGCAGAACTTTGCGCCCGGGTTGAGGGCGGTACCGCACTGCGAACAGAAGCGCGCCGTCATGGAAGCCCGGGAGGATATCGGAGCCCGCCGGGGCGTCAAAACGGTGCCGCTTCGTCGCGCGCGTGCGGCGACGGCGATGCCACGCGTGCGGGAATCCCGGAGCCACGGTCCCCGGCCAGCGGGCATGCGGCTTGCTGCCGGGAATGCCGGGAATGAGTGCAGCATCCGAGAGGTCCACGAGCCGCCGGCGACCCGTCGTCATCGGGATCGGCGCCCCGGAATCCGAGGTCGCCATCGCCGGAGCACGCGACGGCATCGTGATGCTCGCGGCCGACGGCGTGATCGCCTCGATGAACCCCGTGCTGCGCGCGGTCTGGGGCGACGACGCCATCGGCCGCCGGCTGGCCGAGGTGGTGGCGCCGGCCGCGGCCGGCGCCACCGCCGCCGACCTCGAAGCGATCATCGCCGCCGTACGCGCCGACCCGGACGGGGCCTGGCGGGGAGAGGTCCGGCGCGTCGACGTACCGGTAGAAGCCGGGGTCTGGGAGATGAGCCTCGGGGCCGCGGGCGAGGGGCTCGTCGCCGTCGTGCGCGACGTCCGCGACAGACACCTCGCCGAGCGCGCGCGCCTCGACTTCCTGTCGATGGTGACCCACGACATCAAGGGCCCGCTGACGGTCATCCTCGGCTACACGGAGCTGCTGAGCGATCCGGAGGAGCGGCCGTCGCCGGCCATGCTCGCCGACACGCTCGGGCGCATCCGCGAGAGCGGCGAGCAGATCCACGCGCTGGTCTCGAACTTCGTCGAGCTGGCGCGCATCGAGGCCGGCTCGCATCGCGTCGATCTCCACCCGGTCGACCTCGGCGAGGTGGTCGCCCGCCTGGTCGCGAACCACGCGCCGCGTGCGCGTCGCAAGGGCGTCGAGCTGGTGCTCGAGGAGGGCACGGTGCCGTTGGTGCCGGGAGACCGCCCGCAGCTCGAGCGCGTGCTCCTGAACCTCCTCGGCAACGCCATCAAGTATACGCCGAAGGGCGGCGGCATCGTCCTGCGCGTGGCCGCCTCGGATGCGGCGGTCACGGTGTCGGTGCAGGACACGGGGCCGGGCATTGCCGCGGCCGACCTCGGCGGCATCTTCGAGCGTTACCGCCGTGCAGCGGCGACGCGCGTCGAGGGCGTCGGTCTCGGCCTCTTCATCGCCCGCACCATCGCGCGCGCCCACGGCGGCGACGTCGCCGTCGTATCGGCCCCGGGCGAGGGATCGACGTTCACGCTGCAGCTGCCGCGCGCCTGAGCCGTGCAGCTCGGCTCAGCGCTGGTGGAGCGCGGCGGGCACGACGCCGCCGCCCGGCATGACCGGTTGCTCGGCCGGCGGCGCGGCCGGATGGCCCGGCGGCACCGGCGTGAGCGTGATCTCCTCGGCGGTGCCCCAGCGCCGCTTCACGACCTCGCCGGCACGGTTCCAGTCGACCCACGTCGTGAGGTTCGCGATCGTGAGCGCTTGGCGGACCAGCTCGAGATCGGCTTTGCGGCCGCGGTACACGTCGTCGTGCACCTCGAGCCAGATGCGTCCGTCGGCGTCGACGGCGAGCGACACGGGGTCGTAGACGATGTCGACGGCCATGCCGTTGGTGGTTTCGTGGAACAGGCGTTCGACGTCGCCGGCGTGCATGCGCATGCAGCCGTGCGTCGCGTAGCGGCCGACGCTCGACGGTGCGTTGGTGCCGTGGAAGCCGACGCCGCCGCTCGAGAGCGCGATGAAGTACTTGCCGAGCGGGTTCTTCGGGCCGGGGGGCACGCGCGTCTGGACCGGCTTGCCGGCGGCACGCATCTCGGCCTGGATCGACGGCGGCACGCGCCACTCCGGATCTTTGCGGCGCTCGAGGATGTGGAAGGAGCCCTGGGGCGTCGGCCAGCGGTTGTTGCGGCCCACCGCGACGGGGAAGCGCGCCTTCACGTCGCCGTCCTCGAACCAGTAGACGGTGCGGTCCGTGATGTCGACGACGAGGCCGTCGGTCAGCAGGGTGGGCACGATGTGCCGATCCGAGATGCGGATCGTCGAGCCTGCCCGCGCGCCGTCGAGGTTGGTGCGGGGGTTGAGCGAGCGCAGGTGCGACGGGCTCATCGTGAGCCGGGTCGCGAGCGCCCAGGCGCCTTCGCCCTTCTGCAGGGTGTGATCGCGCTCTTCGCCCGAGACCAGGCCGTAGATGGGGGGGAGCCGCGGGCCCGCCAGCGCGGGCGCTGCGACGATCGCCATGCTGCACAGCGTGAGGAGGCTCAGGAGACGAGGCATGCAGATCGAAAGAATACTGGGCGCCCGTGCGACTTGACAGGCCGCACCTGCGCGGGACACGTCCATCGCATGGGCTGTGACTCGTTCGTGGTTCTCGGACCGGCGGCCCGTTATGGGACGACGCTGTTCGCGAAGAACAGCGACCGCCCGCCGCGCGAATGCCAACGCATCGTGCAGGTGCCGCGGCGTGTGCACCCCGACGGCGCCCGCGTCCGCTGCCAGTCCATCGAGCTGCCCCAGGTACGCGAGACGGCCGCGATGATCGGCTCCCAGCCGTGGTGGCTGTGGGGCTTCGAGCACGGGGTCAACGAGCACGGCGTCGCCATCGGCAACGAGACCGTGTTCGCACGCGAGGCGCTCGGGCCGCGCGGCCTGCTCGGGATGGACCTCGTCCGCCTCGGCCTCGAGCGCGGGCGCAGCGCCAGCGAAGCGCTCGACGTCATGACGGCGCTTCTCGAGGAGCATGGGCAGGGAGGATCCGGACAGTTCCACGTCGAGTGGCCATACCATAACGGTTTCCTCGTCGCCGACAAGAATTCGGCGTGGATGCTCGAGACCTCGGACCGGCACTGGGTGGCCCGCCGCGTTCGCGACGTCGCCCACATCTCGAACGGGCTGTCGCTCGGCGCCGACTGGGAGCGCGGCGCCGCCGACGTCACCGCCTTCGCCGTCGCGCAGGGCTGGTGGTCCGCCGCCGCCGGCCCCGTCGACTTCGCCGCCGCCTACGCCGACACGACCGGCGTCCCGCCGAACGTCTGCGCCGGACGCTGGCGCCGCGCCGCCGCCCTCCTCGGCGAAGGCCGCGGCGCGCTCGACGTCGCTCGCCTGCGCGCCATCCTCCGCGACCACCACGCCGACGGTCCGTCCCGCCGGCCGCGCCCGTTCCAGGACGACGACTTCTTCACCCTCTGCATGCACGCGGATCCGCTCGACAATACGACCGCCTCGATGATCGCCTCGCTGCCCGTCGAGGCCGGCGCCCTGCGCCCCGCCTGGATCGCGCTCGGCAGCCCGTGCATCGCCGCCTATCTGCCGGTCTGGCTCGACGGCACCGTTCCCGCCGTCCTCGCCGACGGCGGCAGGGATACCGAACCCGGCAGCCCCTGGTGGAAGACCCGCCGCCTCCTCGACCTGGTCGAGCACGACCTCCCGGCCCTCACCCCCCGTATCCGCGAGCACTGGACGCCCTTCGAGCACGCCCTCGACGCACGCGCCGCCGAAGCCGAGTCCGAAGTCCTCGCCGCCCGACACCGCGGCGACGACCCGACCGCCGCCCGCATCCTCACCACCTGCATGACCAACGCGGTCACGGAGTGGCAGTCGCACATGGACGCCCTGATCGCCGCCTACTCGCGCTGAGGACACG from bacterium encodes:
- a CDS encoding 4Fe-4S dicluster domain-containing protein, which gives rise to MAYIITRLCRDCVDTGCVAVCPVDCIYEYQGADRERFPNQLYIHPDECIDCGACEPECPWQAIFEEVATPEAFKDDVALNYAMVDQSGDFKVAQQKKIEHPTAEQVAANKAKWGYAG
- a CDS encoding HAMP domain-containing histidine kinase, encoding MMLAADGVIASMNPVLRAVWGDDAIGRRLAEVVAPAAAGATAADLEAIIAAVRADPDGAWRGEVRRVDVPVEAGVWEMSLGAAGEGLVAVVRDVRDRHLAERARLDFLSMVTHDIKGPLTVILGYTELLSDPEERPSPAMLADTLGRIRESGEQIHALVSNFVELARIEAGSHRVDLHPVDLGEVVARLVANHAPRARRKGVELVLEEGTVPLVPGDRPQLERVLLNLLGNAIKYTPKGGGIVLRVAASDAAVTVSVQDTGPGIAAADLGGIFERYRRAAATRVEGVGLGLFIARTIARAHGGDVAVVSAPGEGSTFTLQLPRA
- a CDS encoding Gfo/Idh/MocA family oxidoreductase gives rise to the protein MPALALAALSRHDAAQGRAQAAELGCRFHADWRELVADAGVAGVIAVVPPALHRPIADAVAGAGKALLIEKPLATTSADAFAIARRLREAGTPALMAHTLRWNTVVAAARERLGRLGPLRALAVNQRFEPSPLAWLDRPELSGGGIVLHTGVHSFDLVRHLTGRDVVRVRCLTARVVTKRTEDNFMALLELEGDPALVTVSGCRATAGRSGLIDAACAEGQLVGDHQQHWLQTVRGLERTPVALPPAAMTVADALRAFAALLVDGTPPPVAPIDGAHAVAIAEACLRSGAGGGDAVDVARP
- a CDS encoding L,D-transpeptidase, with protein sequence MPRLLSLLTLCSMAIVAAPALAGPRLPPIYGLVSGEERDHTLQKGEGAWALATRLTMSPSHLRSLNPRTNLDGARAGSTIRISDRHIVPTLLTDGLVVDITDRTVYWFEDGDVKARFPVAVGRNNRWPTPQGSFHILERRKDPEWRVPPSIQAEMRAAGKPVQTRVPPGPKNPLGKYFIALSSGGVGFHGTNAPSSVGRYATHGCMRMHAGDVERLFHETTNGMAVDIVYDPVSLAVDADGRIWLEVHDDVYRGRKADLELVRQALTIANLTTWVDWNRAGEVVKRRWGTAEEITLTPVPPGHPAAPPAEQPVMPGGGVVPAALHQR
- a CDS encoding tetratricopeptide repeat protein, translated to MTARFCSQCGTALNPGAKFCSECGTDLRTDAPPVAVAGAAAATGTPAAAPWQITTAGLTVLGSLAVAGIGIWAMILTPEPPRAAPGRGAPPQAAASATPPAPVELPAEVTTFMNDLATNAKAAPDDLAMWNRLGQVYYRAAQIDPKWYAEAMAAFEHVLARDESNRDALRGKANIFYDRQDHVQAIPLYERILVLQPDDPNAETDLATMYLYAGDPAKAIRKYEEVLQRHPDFLQAHYNLAVTHAQLGHTDLALTSFRNARRLATDDNVRKQIDEMTARLTGERAPTGMGGAGTPAPGSMAAVPPPAGEPPAGALPAIPPPPPPPPPNPDLSAFQNAVERSFRTAPIMGERITGFEWTGPGSARVVVENFPMDAMPQEVRDRFTARLAADVRTAVAAHPTEGVKLDLVDQGSGGVMASIAP
- a CDS encoding C69 family dipeptidase, which produces MGCDSFVVLGPAARYGTTLFAKNSDRPPRECQRIVQVPRRVHPDGARVRCQSIELPQVRETAAMIGSQPWWLWGFEHGVNEHGVAIGNETVFAREALGPRGLLGMDLVRLGLERGRSASEALDVMTALLEEHGQGGSGQFHVEWPYHNGFLVADKNSAWMLETSDRHWVARRVRDVAHISNGLSLGADWERGAADVTAFAVAQGWWSAAAGPVDFAAAYADTTGVPPNVCAGRWRRAAALLGEGRGALDVARLRAILRDHHADGPSRRPRPFQDDDFFTLCMHADPLDNTTASMIASLPVEAGALRPAWIALGSPCIAAYLPVWLDGTVPAVLADGGRDTEPGSPWWKTRRLLDLVEHDLPALTPRIREHWTPFEHALDARAAEAESEVLAARHRGDDPTAARILTTCMTNAVTEWQSHMDALIAAYSR